A region from the Coffea eugenioides isolate CCC68of chromosome 9, Ceug_1.0, whole genome shotgun sequence genome encodes:
- the LOC113782105 gene encoding uncharacterized protein LOC113782105 — MDKSWMWKDRRSGEFEKGLELFLNYAFKHSSHGNGMIACPCSECKCGVCVSRADAKIHLKVFGFLKGYTQWVAHGEFVYSSAPIQTSDNVPHNVSDIGDDMNGLVHEALGIPQQDPAMTGIFESNQELPNSVAEKFYKLIDDSQQELYPGCKNFSKLSFIILLLHLKCLGKWSNKIFDMLLDLLREAFPEAMEKLPKSYYESEKLMKELGLGYEKYDACPNDCTLYWGVNAKRTCCETCKELRWEASENDPSGEKRKVTRKVLWHFPLKPRLQRLFMSSKTAKHMRWHSEGRTKDGYMRHPADSPAWKTFDYQHTDFSKDPRNVRLGLASDGFNPFKSMSSTHSTWPVILIPYNLPPWMCMKQPYLMLSLLIPGPHAPGNDIDVYLQPLIKELKELWEMGINTYDASCKQNFQLRAALLWTISDFPGYAVLSGWSTKGKYACPVCHKHTTSQRLRHKDCYMGHRKFLDPAHTFRKNSRAFNGKEEHGRAPEKLMGSTILSELKNFQIRFGKLVDDNPTLPFSWKKLSIFFDLPYWKDNLIRHNLDVMHIEKNICDCIVGTLLNLDKNKDDYTARCDLRDMGIRPELHPVEKENGRFYLPPACFTMDRKEKEIFCKVLKKVKVPDGYAANISRCVKVKPVKIYGLKSHDNHILMQQLLPIALRKTLSKAVRSPLIKLSRYFRKLCSKVLCAEDLVHMEMEIAIILCQLERIFPPSFFVIMVHLSIHLATEAKIGGPVHYRWMYPIERYLGTLKSYVRNKSRPEGCIAEGYIAEECLTFCSFFLADYVETKLNRSNRNEDVAKSSSTGLDLFSMSTRPLGKGIPTKFSDEILRKAHQYVLFNCDHVNPYINQHYQLIQERNPRAGKHVIELMHSENFASWFANHIEHSIECKGDTLLMDLKQLAKGPNIVGIQYKGLLVNGFRFHTRELEKKRKTQNSGVMVNATTSSFASAKDNNPILSDLDYYGILTNIIELDYREGRKVLLFECDWVSKGKRLKQDEDGFMLANFSNVKRHNEPYILAVQASQVFYVEDPLENGWHVVITTRPRAEYNMDHVGDVDMYLQSPISNIQLEDDNGDISYIRDDVQGVGLIPIRPNS; from the exons ATGGATAAGAGTTGGATGTGGAAAGATAGAAGAAGTGGTGAATTTGAAAAGGGTTTGGAATTATTCTTAAACTATGCATTTAAGCATTCAAGTCATGGGAATGGAATGATTGCTTGTCCATGTTCAGAATGTAAATGTGGAGTATGTGTGTCTAGGGCAGAtgcaaaaattcatttgaagGTGTTTGGATTTCTTAAGGGATACACACAGTGGGTAGCTCACGGGGAATTTGTATACTCTTCTGCACCGATACAGACCTCAGACAATGTTCCTCATAACGTATCTGATATAGGTGATGACATGAATGGTCTAGTTCATGAAGCCTTAGGAATACCTCAACAAGATCCTGCTATGACTGGTATATTTGAATCTAATCAGGAACTACCGAATTCAGTTGCTGAAAAGTTTTATAAGTTAATTGATGATTCTCAACAAGAACTCTACCCTGGTTGTAAAAATTTTTCCAAGCTTTCGTTCATAATTCTCTTGCTTCACTTGAAGTGTCTGGGTAAATGGAGTAACAAAATCTTTGATATGCTTCTTGATTTGTTAAGAGAAGCATTTCCTGAAGCCATGgaaaaattgcctaaatcttACTATGAGTCTGAAAAATTAATGAAAGAATTAGGACTTGGATATGAAAAGTATGATGCTTGTCCTAATGATTGCACTTTGTATTGGGGGGTAAATGCAAAAAGAACTTGTTGTGAAACATGCAAAGAACTTAGATGGGAAGCATCAGAAAATGATCCATCCggtgagaaaagaaaagtcaCACGTAAGGTTTTATGGCATTTTCCACTAAAACCCAGGTTGCAACGTTTATTTATGTCATCTAAAACTGCAAAGCATATGAGATGGCACTCGGAGGGTCGTACTAAGGATGGTTATATGAGGCACCCTGCTGATTCCCCAGCTTGGAAAACTTTCGATTATCAGCATACAGATTTTTCTAAGGATCCTCGTAATGTTAGGTTGGGATTGGCTTCCGATGGATTTAATCCATTCAAAAGTATGAGCTCTACTCATAGTACATGGCCGGTGATTTTGATACCTTATAATTTACCGCCTTGGATGTGTATGAAACAGCCATATTTAATGTTGTCATTGTTGATACCAGGTCCACATGCTCCTGGTAATGATATTGATGTATATTTACAACCTCTAATCAAAGAATTGAAAGAATTGTGGGAGATGGGGATCAATACATATGATGCATCTTGCAAACAAAACTTTCAATTAAGAGCAGCATTATTATGGACTATCAGTGATTTTCCTGGCTATGCAGTTTTATCCGGTTGGAGTACTAAAGGAAAATATGCATGCCCTGTTTGTCATAAACACACAACTTCACAACGGTTAAGGCATAAGGATTGTTATATGGGCCATAGAAAATTTTTGGATCCGGCTCATACTTTTAGGAAGAATTCTCGAGCTTTTAATGGAAAGGAAGAACATGGGAGAGCTCCTGAAAAATTGATGGGGTCTACAATTTTATCtgaattgaaaaattttcaaatcagaTTTGGAAAATTAGTTGATGATAATCCAACATTGCCATTCAGTTGGAAAAAGTTGAGCATTTTCTTTGATCTTCCTTATTGGAAAGATAATTTAATTCGTCATAATTTGGATGTCATGCATATTGAAAAGAATATTTGTGATTGCATTGTTGGGACATTGTTGAATCTGGATAAAAATAAGGATGATTATACTGCACGCTGTGATTTACGTGACATGGGTATAAGGCCGGAACTTCATCCAGTTGAGAAAGAAAATGGTAGATTTTATTTGCCTCCAGCCTGCTTTACAATGGacaggaaggaaaaagaaattttctgtaAAGTGCTAAAAAAAGTGAAGGTACCGGACGGGTATGCAGCTAATATATCTAGATGTGTGAAAGTGAAGCCAGTCAAAATTTATGGACTTAAGAGCCATGATAACCATATTTTGATGCAGCAGTTGTTGCCAATAGCTTTGAGAAAAACATTATCGAAGGCAGTCCGCTCTCCATTGATTAAATTGAGTAGGTACTTTCGAAAGTTGTGCTCTAAAGTCCTTTGTGCTGAAGATTTAGTCCACATGGAGATGGAGATTGCTATTATACTTTGTCAACTCGAGAGAATCTTTCCACCATCTTTTTTTGTTATCATGGTGCATTTATCTATCCATTTGGCCACCGAGGCAAAAATTGGAGGGCCAGTCCATTATCGCTGGATGTATCCTATTGAAAG GTACTTGGGCACCTTGAAGTCTTATGTTCGAAACAAAAGTCGACCAGAAGGTTGCATTGCTGAAGGGTATATAGCAGAAGAGTGCTTgacattttgttcatttttcttGGCTGATTATGTGGAGACAAAATTGAATCGATCAAACAGAAATGAAGATGTCGCTAAAAGTTCTTCAACTGGACTAGATTTGTTCTCAATGTCAACTCGTCCATTAGGCAAAGGAATTCCCACTAAATTCAGTGAtgagattttgagaaaagcacaTCAATATGTCCTATTCAATTGTGACCATGTCAATCCCTATATCAA CCAGCATTATCAATTGATTCAAGAAAGGAATCCCCGAGCTGGAAAACATGTTATTGAACTCATGCATAGTGAGAATTTTGCATCTTGGTTTGCCAATCAT ATTGAGCACAGTATAGAATGCAAGGGAGATACATTACTTATGGATTTGAAGCAGCTTGCTAAGGGTCCAAATATTGTTGGGATACAATACAAAGGACTGCTTGTCAATGGTTTTCGATTTCATACAAGAGAGttggagaaaaaaagaaaaacacaaaatagTGGAGTCATGGTTAATGCCACAACCTCGAGTTTTGCAAGTGCAAAAGATAATAATCCAATTTTGAGTGATTTGGATTATTATGGAATTTTGACTAACATCATTGAGTTAGACTACAGAGAAGGTCGAAAAGTGTTGTTATTTGAATGTGATTGGGTCTCCAAAGGAAAAAGGCTAAAGCAAGATGAGGATGGGTTCATGTTAGCGAACTTTTCGAATGTAAAGCGGCACAATGAACCTTATATTCTTGCTGTTCAAGCATCACAAGTATTTTATGTGGaagatcctcttgaaaatgGGTGGCATGTTGTTATCACCACAAGACCAAGAGCTGAGTACAACATGGATCATGTGGGTGATGTGGACATGTACTTGCAAAGTCCAATTTCAAACATACAGTTGGAAGATGACAATGGAGATATTAGCTACATCCGTGATGATGTTCAAGGAGTCGGATTGATTCCAATTAGGCCAAATTCATGA
- the LOC113782106 gene encoding uncharacterized protein LOC113782106, with amino-acid sequence MARTKKRRNSSSSRLIDEPIDEHMENQSIRVEELQNTDDETDGDVEAKKTRGPTYMTSVWGQPTSHRYKVKFNKLGKPVGKNKSRFTEFLGTISRNGSYAPIDVQDWRKIDNSRKKDMLKIVKEKFDVPPSAKIWILRALGKYWRNWKAWIKATYYKPNIQVETQMLNLDVRVVKDQYKVIADYWELEETKKKKLGRNPSRVEMFNHCYTDNKGNPSSSAAANIMLAMNEKVSQLPPDTEDPIGKNDVFAQVVGQDKHGHARMYGFGICPTDVWGDEPSRSGSQRLVLDQKHEILEMKAKFARSARGTN; translated from the exons ATGGCTAGGACTAAGAAACgaagaaattccagcagcaGCCGACTTATTGATGAACCAATTGATGAGCATATGGAAAATCAGTCTATAAGAGTGGAAGAGCTTCAGAATACAG ATGATGAGACTGATGGTGATGTGGAGGCAAAAAAAACACGAGGGCCAACATATATGACAAGTGTTTGGGGTCAGCCTACATCTCATCGTTATAAAGTTAAATTCAACAAACTTGGCAAACCAGTGGgcaaaaataaatcaagatttaCAGAGTTCTTGGGTACAATATCAAGAAATGGTTCATATGCCCCAATTGACGTCCAAGATTGGCGAAAAATTGACAATTCTCGGAAGAAAGACATGTTAAAGATTGTCAAG GAAAAATTTGATGTCCCTCCCAGTGCAAAAATTTGGATTCTTCGTGCTTTGGGCAAGTATTGGAGGAATTGGAAGGCATGGATTAAAGCAACATACTACAAGCCAAATATACAAGTTGAAACTCAAATGCTCAATTTAGATGTGAGAGTGGTAAAAGATCAATATAAAGTCATTGCTGATTATTGGGAGTTAGAAGAAACAAAG AAGAAAAAATTAGGCCGCAATCCTTCACGAGTTGAAATGTTCAATCACTGCTACACTGATAACAAAGGAAACCCATCTAGTAGTGCAGCAGCTAATATTATG CTTGCAATGAATGAAAAGGTTAGTCAATTGCCTCCTGATACTGAAGATCCTATTGGAAAAAATGATGTATTTGCACAAGTAGTTGGGCAAGACAAGCATGGGCATGCACGGATGTATGGTTTTGGTATATGTCCAACTGATGTGTGGGGTGATGAACCTAGTCGAAGTGGATCTCAGCGACTAGTGTTGGATCAAAAACATGAAATATTAGAGATGAAGGCAAAATTTGCTCGCTCAGCAAGAGGAACAAATTAA
- the LOC113783843 gene encoding stromal cell-derived factor 2-like protein has translation MAISFFGLVIFLFLTLDSDFTSSPISTASEGVQITYGSVIKLMHERTKFRLHSHDVPYGSGSGQQSVTGFPNVDDSNSYWIVRPVPDTNAQQGDTIKGGTTIRLQHTRTRKWLHSHLLNVPSRPVRKS, from the exons ATGGCAATCTCGTTTTTCGGTCTcgtcattttcctttttcttaccCTTGACTCCGATTTCACCTCTTCCCCCATCTCTACCGCTTCCGAAGGCGTCCAG ATTACTTATGGGTCAGTGATCAAGTTGATGCATGAGAGAACAAAGTTTAGGCTGCATTCGCATGATGTACCATATGGCTCTGGTAGTGGGCAGCAATCCGTCACTGGTTTTCCCAATGTTGATGACTCAAACAGCTATTGG ATTGTTAGACCCGTACCAGATACCAACGCCCAACAAGGGGATACAATCAAAGGTGGTACCACCATCAGGCTGCAACACACGAGGACCAGAAAATGGTTACATAGCCACTTGCTAAAT GTACCCAGCAGACCTGTTCGAAAGAGCTGA